A stretch of Verrucomicrobiia bacterium DNA encodes these proteins:
- a CDS encoding tetratricopeptide repeat protein — protein MKWLWATNGPPRAARLAGVWKAGLVLAGVALVAVALALGKGTGRGFGWGAGGLDRKVPLPVALDWAAMDPLVGGHLEDLWRGAVEVRGDAVRRSELGLALAVNGLWAEARQCFVEAIRLGEKGPLPGLYGAVALSEAGDLEGAVVELEQVLTRHPEHAPSWHRLGRLRMGLGDEAGAEEAFAKVTALAPEAWHGWAGLGDARLRAGRVEEAIEVLERAIALDPYARSARHRLGQAYQRAGRAEAAGLELTAGMAATLTPMPDEWSLAALGHMKALPDQFEAADTLMAQGRTGEAVRQLRGVYQVHPDNAAVAARLGLALVADGQAEAAWNLLMAALAGRPGEVGLLMAASRVAVERGMTDRGLALAQEAVLRAPRLAEAHVAVANAWIGREDDAEAVAALERAIELAPGSVELRLQLGDVLRFNLGRVEEAQGQYRRAWERDPIHPVALERLASVEIERGNWEGAMGRVRALERLGIDREAVAALKAELAAARGDPK, from the coding sequence ATGAAGTGGCTGTGGGCGACGAATGGGCCCCCGAGGGCAGCCCGGTTGGCCGGGGTGTGGAAGGCGGGGTTGGTGCTGGCCGGGGTGGCGTTGGTGGCGGTGGCGCTGGCGCTGGGGAAGGGCACGGGACGCGGGTTCGGATGGGGAGCGGGCGGATTGGACCGCAAGGTTCCGTTGCCGGTTGCGTTGGACTGGGCCGCCATGGATCCGCTGGTGGGAGGGCATCTGGAGGACCTTTGGCGGGGGGCGGTGGAAGTCCGGGGGGATGCGGTCAGGAGGTCTGAGCTGGGACTGGCGTTGGCAGTCAACGGGCTTTGGGCCGAGGCCCGGCAGTGTTTTGTCGAGGCCATCCGGTTGGGGGAGAAAGGCCCGCTTCCCGGGCTTTACGGGGCGGTGGCGTTGAGCGAGGCGGGCGATCTCGAAGGAGCGGTTGTCGAACTGGAGCAGGTATTGACCCGGCACCCGGAGCACGCGCCTTCGTGGCATCGGCTGGGGCGGTTGCGGATGGGATTGGGGGATGAAGCGGGCGCCGAAGAGGCCTTCGCGAAGGTCACCGCGCTGGCGCCGGAGGCCTGGCATGGGTGGGCCGGTTTGGGCGATGCGAGACTGCGGGCGGGCCGGGTGGAGGAGGCGATCGAGGTTCTGGAACGGGCGATCGCGCTGGATCCCTACGCGCGGAGCGCGCGGCACCGGTTGGGACAGGCCTACCAGCGTGCGGGTCGGGCCGAGGCGGCGGGTTTGGAATTGACAGCAGGAATGGCGGCGACGCTGACGCCGATGCCCGATGAGTGGTCCCTGGCGGCGCTGGGGCACATGAAGGCGTTGCCGGACCAGTTCGAGGCGGCGGACACTCTGATGGCACAGGGGCGGACGGGCGAGGCGGTGCGGCAACTGCGAGGGGTGTATCAGGTGCATCCGGACAACGCAGCGGTGGCGGCGCGGCTGGGTTTGGCGCTGGTGGCGGACGGACAGGCTGAGGCGGCGTGGAATCTCCTGATGGCGGCGCTGGCGGGGCGTCCGGGGGAGGTTGGGTTGCTGATGGCCGCCTCGCGGGTGGCGGTGGAACGGGGCATGACGGATCGGGGTTTGGCGCTGGCGCAGGAGGCGGTGCTACGGGCACCACGCCTCGCGGAGGCCCATGTGGCGGTGGCGAATGCGTGGATTGGCCGGGAAGACGATGCGGAGGCGGTGGCGGCCCTGGAGCGGGCGATCGAACTGGCTCCGGGGAGCGTGGAACTGAGGCTGCAGTTGGGTGACGTGCTGCGGTTCAATCTCGGGCGGGTCGAGGAGGCGCAGGGTCAGTACCGGCGGGCGTGGGAACGGGATCCCATTCATCCGGTGGCGCTGGAGCGTCTGGCTTCGGTCGAGATCGAGAGGGGCAACTGGGAGGGGGCGATGGGCCGGGTCCGGGCATTGGAGCGTCTGGGGATTGACCGGGAAGCGGTGGCGGCCTTGAAGGCGGAACTGGCGGCAGCGCGGGGTGACCCAAAATGA
- a CDS encoding type II secretion system protein translates to MFYKLSRLFGRRAARPGGFTLIELLVVIAIIAILASMLLPALAKAKAKAQGILCLSNGKQIALAWTLYAGDNEERLAGNLDGGDAQNFSRSNLTWAVGWLDNSTYRNDNTNTIILMNSQLGKYTGAPGVYKCPADMSRSRGKAGPPRVRSISMNAYVGTRFNGSAGSENRPYTGGYRQFIRSTDIASPSKTWVTIDEREDSINDGWFAVDMNSYDPHRPGGHIIVDYPATYHNRAGGLSFADGHAEIRKWVDPRTAPILRQGVLLPLGQPSPNNRDVDWLQERSTHKVVNPTRF, encoded by the coding sequence ATGTTTTACAAGCTTTCACGTCTCTTCGGCCGCCGGGCAGCACGTCCGGGCGGGTTCACCCTGATTGAGTTGCTGGTGGTGATCGCCATCATCGCCATTCTGGCCAGCATGCTGCTGCCGGCGCTGGCGAAGGCGAAGGCCAAGGCGCAGGGCATTCTTTGCCTGAGCAACGGCAAGCAGATTGCTTTGGCGTGGACGCTGTATGCGGGGGACAACGAGGAGCGATTGGCGGGCAATCTGGATGGGGGCGACGCGCAGAACTTCAGCCGGTCCAACCTGACGTGGGCGGTGGGCTGGCTGGACAACTCGACGTACCGCAATGACAACACCAACACCATCATCCTGATGAACTCGCAGTTGGGCAAATACACGGGGGCCCCCGGCGTGTACAAGTGCCCGGCCGACATGAGCCGGAGCCGCGGCAAGGCGGGTCCGCCGCGCGTGCGCTCGATTTCGATGAACGCCTATGTCGGAACGCGGTTCAACGGGTCGGCGGGTTCGGAGAATCGTCCCTACACTGGAGGATACCGGCAATTCATCCGGTCCACGGACATCGCGTCGCCTTCGAAGACGTGGGTCACCATCGACGAACGGGAGGACTCGATCAACGACGGGTGGTTCGCCGTGGATATGAACTCGTACGACCCGCATCGTCCGGGCGGGCACATCATCGTGGATTATCCGGCCACCTACCACAATCGGGCGGGCGGCCTGTCGTTTGCCGACGGTCACGCGGAGATCCGCAAGTGGGTGGATCCGCGCACGGCGCCGATTCTGCGCCAAGGCGTGCTGTTGCCCCTGGGTCAGCCGTCGCCGAACAACCGCGACGTGGACTGGTTGCAGGAGCGGTCAACGCACAAGGTTGTGAACCCGACCCGCTTCTGA
- the rpoN gene encoding RNA polymerase factor sigma-54: protein MSSGMQLSQGLALQQVLSPQMQQSLALLQAPILELRSLVEQEMAQNPVLEEVPPGEGPRAEGMENGEAGPGSVAAALDPAEPPKDLLYDPATERPNGAAVDDFQARLEQLAQLDQEWRDHFSQANPPLRQPEVEDERRQFLFDSLTQGTSLQEELAWQLQTSEVPGELRALAELIIGNLNDEGYLATPLSVMAQTAGVELEALEAALKVVQGLEPAGIAARDLRECLLLQLERQGREESLEYVVVRDHLEALARRRYQDIGDQLGVYPDEIQDAAENIGKLKPRPGRELAPAEPEYVLPEVVVTRGENGWQVTLNDEPLPRVRISHAYKDMLIQAGSSPEVREYLREKIRAGKFLMRCLDQREQTIKRIAEEVVRRQEAFFERGRAQLKPMTMAQVAEVVGVHETTVSRAVAGKYMSTPQGVIEMRALFTSGVATSDGGSVASTGVKELIGEMIRGEDPAHPLTDDQIEARLRDQGIRIARRTVAKYRNEMKILPVAMRRSG, encoded by the coding sequence ATGTCGTCGGGGATGCAACTCAGTCAGGGGCTCGCGCTGCAGCAGGTGCTGTCGCCCCAGATGCAGCAGTCGCTGGCGTTGCTGCAGGCACCGATCCTCGAGTTGCGATCGCTGGTGGAGCAGGAGATGGCGCAGAATCCGGTGTTGGAAGAGGTGCCGCCGGGGGAAGGGCCGCGGGCCGAGGGGATGGAGAACGGGGAGGCGGGGCCTGGAAGCGTCGCGGCCGCGCTGGATCCGGCGGAGCCGCCGAAGGATCTGCTGTATGATCCGGCGACCGAGCGGCCGAACGGGGCGGCGGTGGACGATTTTCAGGCCCGGCTGGAGCAGTTGGCGCAACTGGACCAGGAATGGCGGGATCATTTTTCGCAGGCGAATCCGCCGCTGCGACAGCCGGAAGTCGAGGATGAGCGGCGCCAGTTTTTGTTCGACAGCCTGACCCAGGGGACGTCGCTGCAGGAAGAGCTGGCGTGGCAGTTGCAGACCTCGGAGGTGCCCGGGGAGCTGCGGGCGCTGGCGGAGTTGATCATAGGGAATCTCAATGACGAGGGGTATCTGGCGACGCCGTTGAGTGTGATGGCCCAGACGGCTGGAGTGGAGCTGGAGGCGTTGGAGGCGGCGTTGAAGGTGGTGCAGGGGCTCGAGCCGGCGGGGATTGCGGCGCGGGATCTGCGGGAATGCCTGCTGCTGCAATTGGAGCGGCAGGGGCGGGAGGAGTCCCTCGAGTACGTGGTGGTGCGGGACCATCTGGAGGCGCTGGCCCGGCGGCGGTACCAGGACATCGGGGATCAGTTGGGGGTGTATCCGGACGAGATCCAGGATGCGGCGGAGAACATCGGCAAGCTGAAGCCGCGGCCCGGCCGGGAACTGGCACCGGCGGAGCCGGAGTACGTCCTGCCGGAGGTGGTGGTGACGCGGGGGGAGAACGGGTGGCAGGTGACGCTCAACGACGAGCCGTTGCCGCGCGTGCGGATCAGCCATGCCTACAAGGACATGCTGATCCAGGCCGGGAGCAGTCCGGAGGTGCGCGAGTATCTGCGGGAGAAGATCCGGGCCGGGAAGTTCCTGATGCGCTGCCTGGACCAGCGGGAGCAGACCATCAAGCGGATTGCGGAAGAGGTGGTGAGGCGCCAGGAGGCGTTTTTCGAGCGGGGCCGGGCGCAGTTGAAGCCGATGACGATGGCGCAGGTGGCCGAAGTGGTGGGGGTGCACGAGACGACGGTGAGCCGGGCGGTGGCGGGGAAGTACATGAGCACGCCGCAGGGGGTGATCGAGATGCGGGCGCTGTTCACGAGCGGGGTGGCGACATCGGACGGGGGGTCGGTGGCGAGCACCGGGGTGAAGGAACTGATTGGGGAGATGATCCGGGGGGAGGATCCGGCGCATCCGTTGACCGACGACCAGATCGAGGCGCGCCTGAGGGACCAGGGGATCCGGATCGCCCGCAGGACGGTGGCGAAGTACCGCAACGAAATGAAGATCCTGCCGGTGGCGATGCGGCGAAGCGGGTAG